The Colius striatus isolate bColStr4 chromosome Z, bColStr4.1.hap1, whole genome shotgun sequence DNA window ACGACTCACACAGCAAATGGTGAGGCCACGGCCATGCCACGGGGGCTGCACCGGGACGGCTGCGGAGCTGCTCCCGTAACCCCAGAGTCACTCCGCTTTTAtatgcagggctgtgtgtgcagcacacacagagtGCACCACAGTGTCCCTACCGGGGGTTCTCCATCGCAAAATGTCCCTGGCAGGGGCCTCAGGGACACTGAGAGCTGCTAGAGCAGGAGCTGAGTTGTGGGAAGTTGGGCACCAACCGTGGGCGTCACTTGTTCCCTGGGGGTGAGGAGGGCGAGCCGCATcagccagggctctgctggTGTTAGCAGAAGGAATCTGAGACACAAGCAAAGGCCATCAGCACTTGTCTGGCCGGGCACAGGCTGGTGGGAGCCCTGACCTTGCCATGCAGAGCTCCACCATGGTAGAAAAAGAGGTGCCCAGCAGCACGGCGTCCCACCGGCACACGACACAGCCAGTTACAGCCTGAGCTGGTCCACGAGACCCTCTACGGCCCCAACAGCCTGGGTACAGTGTCGTGGAGCAGGGAGACACAGTGCCCAGACCTGAGGATCTTGGGGCACAGCACCCCAGCCCGCCGTAGGGGAGAGAGCCTGGCCCCAGGCAGGACCACGGGGCAGGAGATGTGGTTGTCAGCTGCTGCACCAGGGCTCTGCCGGGGGCAGGGAGGTGATGGCAGTGTTGTGGAGCACTTTCAGGGACCGAGTCCTCTGGTTTTGTACCCCTGAGGCCCTGCCCTGGGGGGGAGTTTGGGGAGGCCAGAGCACAGACTCATTACTGTAGGGAGTGGAGCATTGTCCCTGCACTAGCCTGAACTCCAGccagctgctggccctggggacAGGGGCAGGGTTTGTCCTTGAGGTGTGTGTCCATCCCCCCATCACCTCCCCCCCAGCCAGAGCtgagccctcccctcccctccgggtgcccctgcagctgctctgtctCTTTAAAAGGACTCCAGGCGTGGCTGTGGGATtgtcatcccatcccatcccatcccatccccaccgGACAAGGGACTGGACAGCAGTCCCCAACAGCCCTGGACAGCCAGCGCCAGCTGTGCTGGCACACCGCGACCGCAGCCTCCACAGGTACCAGGGCTGAcctgcggggctgggggggatcCGGGGGTATCTGGTGAGGGGAAACAAGGGATGAGGAACCTGCTCGTCCTGCTCCAGCTGGTGTCCTTGGACATATCTGTGGGGGAGTGGGTGCTGTGGTCACTCATGGTGgagtgagcagggctggcaccGCGAGCGGAGGCGGGGCGATGTGGCTGGGATTGGGATGGGGAGCTGGAGGGTGCCTCGCTGCCCGCTGGGGTCCATCCCGCTGGGCACAGCGTCTCCTCCAGCACTGACCCCGCTCCCGCAGCGCGGCCATGGGCGAGTGGGGCTTCCTGAGCTCGCTGCTGGACGCTGTGCAGGAGCACTCGCCCATGGTGGGGAGGTTTTGGCTGGTGGTGATGCTCCTCTTCCGCATCCTGGTCTTGGCCACGGTGGGCAGCGACGTCTTCGAGGACGAGCAGGAGGAGTTTGTGTGCAACACGCAGCAGCCGGGCTGCAAACCCGTGTGCTACGACGCCGCCTTCCCCATCTCCCACTACCGCTTCCTCGTCTTCCACGTCGTCGTGCTCTCGGCCCCCGCCGCCCTCTTTGTCATCTTCGCTGTGCACCAAGCAGCCAaaccgggcggcggcggggccccgGGGCAGCGCGCCCGCCGCCTCCAGCCCTTCTACGTGGGCAGCGTGGTGGCACGGATTGCGGCCGAGCTGGGCTTCCTGCTGGGCCAGGCGCTGCTCTACGGCTTCAGGGTGCAGCCGCTCTTCGTGTGCCGCCGCCGGCCCTGCCCGCACCGCGTCGACTGCTTCGTCTCGCGCCCCACCGAGAAGACCGTCTTCATCCACTTCTACTTCGTGGTGGGGCTGATCTCGGCGCTGCTCAGCCTGGCCGAGCTCGCACACCTCCTGCGCAAAGGGCCCCCGCCACGGCCCGGCTGCTGCCAGCGGCCGCAGGAGCGCGGCACGGCCCCCGGCCAGCCGGCCGCCACCGCCCAGGAGCTCCGCTGCCCCGCTGTCCCCCCACCACGGGGGGACCTGACGGTGTAGCCGGGCTCAGGCCATCGCTGCCACGAGCTGTGGCCGCTCTCAGCCCTGCCGCTGCCCTCGCCGTGCTGGAGAAGCggggccgggctgtgccccagtgcccccagttcCTGTTGTGGCTGGTGGATGGGCCTCACCCGGCAGCTGCTGGAAAAATACATggacacaaaggaaaacaaacaagtcTCATCCCTACGCAGGGGCAGGGACACCCCTGACCCCCCTCACTGCCCAGCCAGCCTGGCAGttggggggggttgggaagggggggggcagagctgctcccacaCCCTGTGCTGGGGGTTATCGTGAGCGCATCggggctctgcagggccagggctggccCCTGGCATATGGGCAACAGCTGCAGCATCAGGGCTGAGTTATGGGGATGCTGAGGACACCCTGAAGGGTTCTGCCTCACCCAGTCCAGCTTTTGGGGATAGCCAGAGACAGGACAAGCAGACTGGGGCGGGGGATCCCGAGGTGTCCTCCTGCAGGACTTGGGGATGTCACAGCCCTGACCACGttccacctcctcccctccctctcccaacCCAGTGCCCCCACGGCAAGAACGAGCCAAGCAGTAGAATAAATAAACTTTATTCTGGAGCCAGCCCCCCCCGAatatccccatccccaccccatcCTCCCcatgctggcagggctgggtcCCGCTCCTCGGGACGGCATCACCACGTGCCCCCGCAGCCTCTACCTGCTATGGGGTGGTCAGGGCAGGGGCCCACCCAGAACCCTCTGACTCTAAAACCACTAAAATctcaacaacaacagaaaaaaaaaaaaaaacaaaaacaacaaaaaaaagagattgaatAATAATAAATGGTGTGCCCACCCCCGCCCTCtgccccagagacccccccctccccacccccagcagcacccgcCGTGGCACCTCCACCTGCACAGGCCTACAAACCCCTCCAAACTTTTACAAAGGTTTTAAAACGTATTTATAGATATTtatagatatttatatatatatactttgctttctttttctcttttaaatgactctgctgctgcttcctcggCGTGCGGGGTCTGGCCGGGTCCTCCCCGCCGGATGGTcgtgaggggtttgggggggctggggggggaggCTCGATGGTGGAGGTCCCGTGTGTGCTGGTGCTGGTTGGGGCAGGGGTATCCCCGGGGGGGGCCACAGCCTAGGGCCCCCCCTGCCCCTGAAATGTGACTCAACCAACGCGCTTGGCCCAGGGCTGGGGGTCCGCGAGGCTCACCGCGGGCTCCGCGTGGGCTGCGGGGGGTTTGCTGGGGGTTGGGGGTcgggggggggtcccagggctgcgccggcgggggtggggggggctgTCAAGGAGTCCACCCCGgggggggctgcagccagggccGAGGCACAGGGTGTCGTGACCCCCCCCCGGGGCTGCGTGTGCCGGCGTTGCCGGGCTCTGTCCTGGCGCGCGCCGGGCGCGGGTCACGGCGAGTGAGTGGCCGGGCTGCTGCGGTTGGAGCTGGGCGaaaggctggggctgcagctccccggGGGGGGGCCCAGGTTGCCCGCCTGCCCCCCCAGCGTGTCCATGCCCTCCGAGTTCTCCAGCATCTCCTGGATGAGGGGCGGCATCGAGCCCGGGATCTCCATCTTCAGCGTGATCACCCGCTCGGCGCCTGCGGGAACGGGCAGGTCAGCGGGGCAGGGCACCgccagcccccccaaaccacagcctCCCTCCCAGGAGCAATGCTCCTCTCTGGCTGCCGAGGACAAAGGGCACGATCCCGTCCCCAGCATCCCCAGAGGATGCAGTGCTGTGGGTATCCTCCCCCTGGCCTCCTGCAGAGGATGCAGTGCCGTGGGGGATGAACGAGCCGCTCAGACCTGCCTCGGTGAGGCTGAGCCCGAGGGCTGCTCCCCCCGGGGACACAGGGCTGCCCCCTGCCCAGTGCTCACCCTTGGCGCTGATGCTGCGGAGATCCGTGATCTTCATGAGCATCTTGGGGAACATGTGGGGCCTGTTgggcctcctcttcctcacgTAGATCTTCAGCGCCTCCAGCAGCGGCTCCTGCAGCTTGTCCACTTTATCAGGCTGCTCCAGGTCCTGACGgtctggggtggggggagagcAGGGCGGTTATGAGGGGACAGCACACCTCTTGGCATCCCTCCTTGGGCACACGGGGTGGCATCATTTGGGGTCTCCCTTGGTCAAGGGGGGCAGCCTGCGGGGGTCTGTCAGGGAGGGTGATGACCcatccccacacagcccctgaGCCAGCACCCACCTCCGCAGATGAGGCAGATGGCACTGAGCAGCCCCGTCTCGGCATCATCCATCTCCAGCGGCAGCAGCTGGTTGGCGAAGGCAAAGACCAGGTCTGTGAGGGGCCCGAAGCCGGCGTTGTGCATCTGCGTGCGGTTCAGCGTCAGCCCGTCCGAGAAGGTCATGGTGTCCTGCTCCGGCGTGTAGCGCGTGCAGATCCGCAGGAtctgtggggaggggaggggaaggcgGGGGGCAGCGAGGGCAGGGGGCTCAGCCTGGAGTCCCCTCCCCTGTCCCCTGTCCCCACTCAACCTGTCCCCGAGCTCACCAGGATGTCGAGGCAGGCGGCTTTGAGGAGGGTGATCTGGTCGGCGATGGTGAGCGTGGTGAAGCCGGGGAGCTGCTTGGCAAACTCCACCGTCTTGATGATGCACTTGGTGGACAACTCGCTGAACTTGTCCCACAGGTCGATGTCCAGCGAGACCCGCTGCTCCGAGCTGTTGTTCTGCAGTGGGAGGCGGTGACGGGGGGGTCAGGGCCTGGAGGGAGGTGGGGGGCTCCCCAACAACCCCTCCTCACCCCAGGGACCCCGACACTCACCGTAGTGTATTTGCCGAGCTGGCAGAGGGCAGGGAAGGTCTCCTGGTGAGCTTTGCGCACCTTCTCAATGAGCTCCTCCACCTCAGGAGTGATGATGTAGCTCTCCGAGCACTCCGGCTTGGGCACGTCCTTCTTCTTCTTGTTCCGGTCGTTGCGGAcggctgcaggggcagcagggtCAGTGTCACCCTGCCCGGTGTCACCCTGCCCTGGGTCACCCTGCCCTGGGTCACCATGCCCTGGGtcacccagcccctgcccatGGAGGGGAGGCTCAGTCCCACTGTGCTCCTTCCCCCCAGAGCAGTCACAGgatctgcagcaggcagaaccACCAGCCCCACAGTTTTCCTTCCAATAAGCCCCCAAGTCACTGGGACACAATCTGGGGTGACACCAAGGTGGGGCACAGCCCTGACTATGGGGATggtgctcagctctgctctgacaCAGCTGAGAGAAACACTGGGGAGggaaatgggagctgagacagGGCAGGAGTGTGCAGAGGGCAGGGGGAAACAGTCTCTGTGTGCTGGGGGTGCCAAGTCCCACCTCCTTTGGgtgagctgtagccctgggatGCCAAACACCCCCTGGCAACGCCTGGGAACCCCCACAGCATCACCAGCCCTCTCCCTGGGGGTGGCCCTGAGCCCCACAGGAGCAGCCAGCTGggggaggcagctgtgcctcagCACCATCGCCCCCAGTGAGCCGCCCCCAGCGCCGCCGCGGCTCAGGGCCGGGGAGGTGGGGGCACGGCAGCACCACAACCGCCGTTTGTCTCCGGCATCATCAGTCACAGATCGCCCAGGGAAACAGTCGGGATGTGACACAAACCCCATTCCCCAGGGTCTGCGCCCAGGCAGGGTGCCCCTGCCCGCCCCCGTCCCC harbors:
- the GJD3 gene encoding gap junction delta-3 protein — protein: MGEWGFLSSLLDAVQEHSPMVGRFWLVVMLLFRILVLATVGSDVFEDEQEEFVCNTQQPGCKPVCYDAAFPISHYRFLVFHVVVLSAPAALFVIFAVHQAAKPGGGGAPGQRARRLQPFYVGSVVARIAAELGFLLGQALLYGFRVQPLFVCRRRPCPHRVDCFVSRPTEKTVFIHFYFVVGLISALLSLAELAHLLRKGPPPRPGCCQRPQERGTAPGQPAATAQELRCPAVPPPRGDLTV
- the RARA gene encoding retinoic acid receptor alpha isoform X1 — translated: MASNSSSCPTPGGGHLNGYPVPPYAFFFPHMLGGLSPPSTLAGIQHQLPVSGYSTPSPATVETQSTSSEEIVPSPPSPPPLPRIYKPCFVCQDKSSGYHYGVSACEGCKGFFRRSIQKNMVYTCHRDKNCIINKVTRNRCQYCRLQKCFEVGMSKESVRNDRNKKKKDVPKPECSESYIITPEVEELIEKVRKAHQETFPALCQLGKYTTNNSSEQRVSLDIDLWDKFSELSTKCIIKTVEFAKQLPGFTTLTIADQITLLKAACLDILILRICTRYTPEQDTMTFSDGLTLNRTQMHNAGFGPLTDLVFAFANQLLPLEMDDAETGLLSAICLICGDRQDLEQPDKVDKLQEPLLEALKIYVRKRRPNRPHMFPKMLMKITDLRSISAKGAERVITLKMEIPGSMPPLIQEMLENSEGMDTLGGQAGNLGPPPGSCSPSLSPSSNRSSPATHSP
- the RARA gene encoding retinoic acid receptor alpha isoform X2 produces the protein MYEGAAVAGLPPGPFLRMDFYGPGRGCLLPERGPPAPRGTPHGPPPPWSSSGRSVETQSTSSEEIVPSPPSPPPLPRIYKPCFVCQDKSSGYHYGVSACEGCKGFFRRSIQKNMVYTCHRDKNCIINKVTRNRCQYCRLQKCFEVGMSKESVRNDRNKKKKDVPKPECSESYIITPEVEELIEKVRKAHQETFPALCQLGKYTTNNSSEQRVSLDIDLWDKFSELSTKCIIKTVEFAKQLPGFTTLTIADQITLLKAACLDILILRICTRYTPEQDTMTFSDGLTLNRTQMHNAGFGPLTDLVFAFANQLLPLEMDDAETGLLSAICLICGDRQDLEQPDKVDKLQEPLLEALKIYVRKRRPNRPHMFPKMLMKITDLRSISAKGAERVITLKMEIPGSMPPLIQEMLENSEGMDTLGGQAGNLGPPPGSCSPSLSPSSNRSSPATHSP